The Kitasatospora sp. NBC_00374 genome has a segment encoding these proteins:
- a CDS encoding DUF4396 domain-containing protein gives MNHQHHAHPAPHESHRQHTPADRSWRTAALATLHCLVGCAVGEVLGLVVGTALGLHTGATVALSIALAFVFGYALTMRGVRRAGLGLGPALKVALAADTVSIAVMELIDNSAMLAVPGAMDAGLSDLLFWTSLAGALVLAFLVTVPVNRRLIALGRGHAVVHAHH, from the coding sequence ATGAACCACCAGCACCACGCACACCCTGCACCGCACGAGAGCCACCGGCAGCACACCCCGGCCGACCGGAGCTGGCGCACCGCCGCCCTGGCCACCCTGCACTGCCTCGTCGGCTGCGCCGTCGGCGAGGTCCTCGGCCTGGTCGTGGGCACCGCCCTCGGCCTGCACACCGGCGCCACCGTCGCGCTGTCGATCGCGCTCGCCTTCGTCTTCGGCTACGCGCTGACCATGCGCGGCGTACGCCGGGCCGGCCTCGGCCTCGGCCCGGCGCTGAAGGTCGCCCTGGCAGCCGACACCGTGTCCATCGCGGTGATGGAGCTCATCGACAACAGCGCGATGCTCGCCGTCCCCGGCGCGATGGACGCCGGGCTGAGCGACCTGCTGTTCTGGACCTCGCTGGCCGGCGCCCTGGTGCTGGCCTTCCTCGTCACCGTGCCGGTCAACCGCCGGCTGATCGCCCTCGGCCGCGGCCACGCGGTGGTCCACGCCCACCACTGA
- a CDS encoding DUF1906 domain-containing protein, with the protein MRYLGPAALTAASLVLLLATDRTVLDPAAGAPGAGARRGSELASATTPAPPRTVLPDSRARREALPREFFSGAGFDACTAPALETMRAWWAASPYRAVGIYTSGDQRGCEQPRLTAAWVREVRAMGWKLVPTHVGLQAPCRESATKPKRIQPARAAEQGLQEAAAAVRALQALGLADGSPVYLDIESYPRGDAVCSQAVIEFTLGWTQALHAAGYHSGFYSSTDSGIADLAAAARVGSSPLPDAVWYARWDDRANTVDGSGLLAPDLWIDHQRIHQHHGNVEESYGGATLTVDRDQLDSLVAR; encoded by the coding sequence GGGGCGCCGGGCGCGGGCGCGCGGCGCGGTTCGGAACTGGCCTCCGCCACCACCCCCGCACCGCCGCGGACCGTCCTGCCCGACTCCCGCGCCCGCCGCGAGGCGCTGCCCAGGGAGTTCTTCAGCGGCGCGGGCTTCGACGCCTGTACGGCCCCGGCGCTGGAGACCATGCGGGCCTGGTGGGCCGCTTCCCCGTACCGCGCGGTGGGGATCTACACCAGCGGCGACCAGCGGGGCTGCGAGCAGCCCCGGCTCACCGCGGCCTGGGTCCGCGAGGTCCGGGCGATGGGCTGGAAGCTCGTCCCCACCCACGTCGGCCTGCAGGCGCCCTGCCGGGAGTCCGCGACCAAACCGAAGCGGATCCAGCCCGCCAGGGCCGCCGAGCAGGGCCTCCAGGAGGCCGCGGCGGCGGTGCGCGCGCTCCAGGCCCTGGGCCTGGCCGATGGCAGCCCGGTCTACCTGGACATCGAGTCCTACCCGCGCGGCGACGCGGTCTGCAGCCAGGCCGTCATCGAGTTCACCCTGGGCTGGACCCAGGCCCTGCACGCCGCCGGCTACCACTCGGGCTTCTACTCCAGCACCGACTCCGGCATCGCCGACCTGGCCGCCGCCGCCCGGGTCGGCAGCTCCCCGCTGCCGGACGCGGTCTGGTACGCCCGCTGGGACGACCGGGCCAACACGGTCGACGGCAGCGGCCTGCTCGCCCCCGACCTGTGGATCGACCACCAGCGGATCCACCAGCACCACGGCAACGTCGAGGAGAGCTACGGCGGGGCCACCCTCACCGTGGACCGGGACCAGCTGGACTCCCTGGTCGCACGCTGA
- a CDS encoding long-chain fatty acid--CoA ligase: MYSTMQDVPLTVARILTHGSTVHGGSTVTTWTGAEPVTRTYADVGARAAQLAHALRDELGVADASVIATLMWNNAEHLEAYLAVPSMGAVLHTLNLRLPAHQLSYIVNHAADRAIIVDGSLLPLLAGVLPQLNPTLRHIVVNGEGDRSLLDGFAGTVHGYEELIAGRPTAYPWQTDIDERRAAALCYTSGTTGDPKGVVYSHRSVYLHCLQVNAAESFGLTSRDLVLPVVPMFHVNAWGLPHAAFMSGANLLMPDRHLQPRPLAEMIDRFRPTVSAAVPTIWNGLLDELDAGSYDTSSIRMVVIGGSACPPALMKGFRDRHGIQVVHAWGMTETSPLGTFALPPGGLTAEQEWPYRITQGLFPASVEARLIGPSGERMPHDGVAQGELEVRGPWIAGAYFAGAGQQPERPEDKFSEDGWLRTGDVGTITADGYLTLTDRAKDVIKSGGEWISSVELENHLMAHPEVAEAAVVAVPDDKWGERPLATVVLRPGAAAGLPELRAFLAERIASWQLPERWSVVPAVPKTSVGKFDKKVIRAEYAQGLLEVTVLGKE; encoded by the coding sequence GTGTACAGCACGATGCAGGACGTCCCGCTCACCGTCGCCCGGATCCTGACCCACGGCTCCACCGTCCACGGCGGGTCCACGGTCACCACCTGGACCGGCGCGGAGCCCGTCACCCGGACGTACGCCGACGTCGGCGCCCGCGCCGCGCAGCTCGCCCACGCCCTGCGGGACGAGCTCGGCGTCGCCGACGCGAGCGTGATAGCGACGCTGATGTGGAACAACGCCGAGCACCTGGAGGCGTACCTCGCGGTGCCGTCGATGGGCGCGGTGCTGCACACCCTCAACCTGCGGCTGCCGGCCCACCAGCTGTCCTACATCGTCAACCACGCCGCGGACCGCGCGATCATCGTCGACGGCAGCCTGCTGCCGCTGCTGGCCGGCGTGCTGCCGCAGCTGAACCCGACCCTGCGGCACATCGTCGTCAACGGCGAGGGGGACCGCTCGCTGCTGGACGGCTTCGCCGGCACCGTGCACGGCTACGAGGAACTGATCGCGGGCCGGCCCACCGCGTACCCGTGGCAGACCGACATCGACGAGCGCCGTGCGGCCGCCCTCTGCTACACCTCCGGCACCACCGGCGACCCCAAGGGCGTGGTCTACAGCCACCGGTCGGTCTACCTGCACTGTCTGCAGGTCAACGCGGCCGAGAGTTTCGGCCTCACCTCCCGGGACCTCGTGCTGCCGGTCGTCCCGATGTTCCACGTCAACGCCTGGGGTCTGCCGCACGCCGCGTTCATGTCCGGCGCGAACCTGCTGATGCCCGACCGTCACCTGCAGCCCAGGCCGCTCGCCGAGATGATCGACCGGTTCCGCCCGACCGTCAGCGCCGCCGTCCCGACCATCTGGAACGGCCTGCTGGACGAGCTGGACGCGGGCAGCTACGACACCTCGTCGATCCGGATGGTGGTGATCGGCGGTTCGGCCTGTCCGCCCGCGCTGATGAAGGGCTTCCGGGACCGCCACGGCATCCAGGTGGTGCATGCCTGGGGCATGACCGAGACCTCTCCGCTCGGCACCTTCGCCCTCCCTCCGGGCGGCCTGACGGCGGAGCAGGAGTGGCCCTACCGGATCACCCAGGGGCTCTTCCCGGCCTCCGTCGAGGCCCGGCTGATCGGCCCGTCGGGCGAGCGGATGCCGCACGACGGGGTGGCCCAGGGCGAGCTGGAGGTGCGCGGGCCGTGGATCGCCGGCGCCTACTTCGCCGGGGCCGGGCAGCAGCCGGAGCGCCCGGAGGACAAGTTCAGCGAGGACGGCTGGCTGCGTACCGGCGACGTCGGCACCATCACCGCGGACGGCTATCTGACCCTCACCGACCGGGCCAAGGACGTGATCAAGTCGGGCGGTGAGTGGATCTCCTCGGTCGAGCTGGAGAACCACCTGATGGCCCACCCCGAGGTGGCCGAGGCCGCCGTCGTCGCCGTGCCGGACGACAAGTGGGGCGAGCGCCCGCTGGCCACCGTCGTGCTGCGGCCCGGGGCCGCGGCCGGGCTGCCCGAGCTGCGCGCCTTCCTGGCCGAGCGGATCGCCTCCTGGCAGCTGCCGGAGCGCTGGTCGGTCGTGCCGGCGGTGCCCAAGACCAGCGTCGGCAAGTTCGACAAGAAGGTGATCCGGGCCGAGTACGCGCAGGGCCTGCTGGAGGTCACCGTCCTCGGCAAGGAGTAG